A window of the Acidimicrobiales bacterium genome harbors these coding sequences:
- a CDS encoding signal peptidase I — MKPGRTTATVERLLQPSALLLVWVYLYLLALLAGWVLLASLATGYQPVVVTTGSMRPAVEPGDVLLIADPPADQMLPQRAVILFERDSGELVTHRVYAVENDEYVTKGDANPSVDLERVRPDQTLGVGRIVVPLVGLPIVWYQTQNYVALGAWIIVTLAAFVVSIRSAIAVLRSPRDRSAEAQGQPLAQRAIRRVRILVGAMIISQYVIEPSRFDIAGEAIPRGFVFGASLLGLGALTLISFRVDRSGTPQQAERFAIIELVGDTVFVIVLTAAAGTNGIGWVLFALPIVEAAARYRVSGALLHWMGLTAATLATQIALIERTDAGDGLLIDKLDQVLDQLSVLLLVVIPGAYLAEQLIGDVGNQRRATEIAQSRNAMLEGVVEVGHEINRLGSDVFEVMVAAATELGFDAADICVAVDDGAWHVVAGSATADTVVLPTPGDPASTLRVTDLSTPNVIVDSDDDDATEVGALATSGFGAIVRTTVSEQPVAVALRAAVLPHRSITSAMLDALRLLAGQATVALQNDRLVGELQTLHNELHHQANHDVLTGLPNRAQFLQRTADALDTVAAEGSTVVLFSDLNGFKPVNDQYGHDVGDELLRVIARRLSNAVGERGLVARLGGDEFTVLLEASNADDACALAARLVQVVSQPIRLGHRELSVGTSIGIAISERELRAAELLRRADVAMYGAKSDDRAAWKVYDPAMEEADRRQQWMVGELGRAIAGDGLTLDYQLVVSSRTGAPIGVEALLRWRHRDLGPIPSPEIILLAEAGNLTDALHRWIMRRACLDAVGWRQIMGDGFFVAVNASPAELESPEFVDHVRDALVETALPADALFVELSERFAIPDTAPAAHPAFQGLHDLGVRLLLDDFGEGRTSLAYLRGLPISGLKLDRLLVDNAVKSDADRIILESITQLAHALSLVVIAEGIEADAHLGAAHAAGCDYLQGYHISRPCSADVVTELLERGLPRRTSDRRGSALPSSVADPLGVSS, encoded by the coding sequence ATGAAGCCAGGGAGAACCACGGCCACCGTCGAACGCCTGCTCCAGCCGAGCGCCCTGTTGCTGGTGTGGGTGTATCTCTACTTGCTCGCGTTGCTCGCCGGGTGGGTGCTGCTGGCGTCGCTGGCAACGGGCTACCAGCCGGTCGTGGTCACCACCGGATCAATGCGGCCTGCCGTCGAGCCGGGAGATGTGCTGCTGATCGCCGACCCGCCTGCGGACCAGATGCTGCCGCAACGGGCGGTGATCCTGTTCGAGCGGGACAGCGGCGAGCTGGTGACCCATCGGGTCTACGCAGTCGAGAATGACGAGTACGTCACCAAGGGCGACGCGAATCCATCGGTCGACCTGGAACGGGTGCGCCCCGACCAAACCCTCGGCGTCGGACGAATCGTCGTCCCGCTCGTCGGGCTACCGATCGTTTGGTACCAGACCCAGAACTACGTCGCGCTTGGAGCGTGGATCATCGTCACCCTGGCCGCGTTCGTCGTCTCGATCCGTAGTGCGATCGCGGTCCTGCGTTCGCCTCGAGACCGGAGCGCCGAAGCGCAGGGCCAACCGCTCGCCCAGCGCGCCATCCGGCGGGTTCGAATCCTCGTGGGCGCCATGATCATCAGCCAGTACGTGATCGAACCCTCGAGGTTCGACATCGCGGGTGAAGCCATTCCCCGAGGGTTCGTCTTCGGTGCCTCGCTGCTCGGTCTCGGCGCGCTGACGTTGATCTCCTTCCGCGTCGACCGTTCTGGTACGCCGCAACAGGCCGAACGGTTCGCGATCATCGAACTCGTCGGGGACACCGTGTTCGTGATCGTCCTCACCGCCGCAGCGGGCACCAACGGCATCGGCTGGGTGTTGTTCGCCCTACCCATCGTGGAAGCTGCTGCTCGCTATCGCGTGTCCGGTGCCCTCCTACACTGGATGGGTCTCACGGCGGCCACGTTGGCGACACAGATCGCCCTGATCGAGCGAACCGATGCCGGTGATGGCCTGCTGATCGACAAGCTCGACCAGGTACTGGATCAACTCAGCGTGCTCCTCCTGGTCGTCATCCCCGGCGCGTACCTGGCCGAGCAGTTGATCGGTGACGTCGGGAATCAGCGACGAGCCACCGAGATCGCCCAGTCCCGCAACGCGATGCTCGAAGGCGTGGTCGAAGTGGGCCACGAGATCAACCGGCTCGGCTCCGACGTCTTCGAAGTGATGGTGGCGGCGGCGACCGAATTGGGGTTCGACGCTGCGGACATCTGTGTCGCCGTCGATGACGGGGCATGGCATGTCGTCGCGGGCTCGGCGACCGCCGACACGGTGGTGCTCCCGACGCCGGGAGATCCGGCGAGTACGTTGCGTGTGACCGATCTGTCGACACCCAACGTCATCGTCGACAGCGATGATGATGACGCCACCGAGGTCGGCGCCCTCGCGACGTCCGGCTTCGGCGCCATCGTGCGAACCACGGTCAGCGAGCAGCCGGTGGCCGTTGCCCTGCGGGCGGCGGTGCTGCCCCATCGCTCGATCACCTCGGCCATGCTCGACGCGCTGCGGCTACTGGCCGGGCAAGCGACGGTGGCGCTGCAGAACGACCGCCTGGTCGGTGAGCTGCAGACCCTCCACAACGAACTCCACCATCAAGCGAACCACGATGTGCTCACGGGGCTCCCCAACCGGGCGCAGTTCCTGCAACGGACCGCCGACGCCCTCGACACCGTGGCGGCGGAGGGATCGACCGTCGTGCTGTTCTCCGACCTCAATGGCTTCAAGCCGGTCAACGATCAGTATGGCCACGATGTCGGCGACGAGTTGCTGCGAGTGATCGCTCGGCGCCTGTCCAACGCCGTGGGCGAGCGTGGGCTGGTCGCACGGCTCGGCGGTGACGAGTTCACCGTGCTGCTCGAAGCGTCGAATGCCGACGACGCGTGCGCCCTCGCCGCACGGCTGGTGCAGGTCGTCTCACAGCCGATCCGGCTCGGTCATCGTGAGCTATCGGTCGGCACCAGCATCGGCATCGCCATCAGCGAGCGCGAGCTCCGCGCCGCCGAGTTGCTTCGCCGAGCGGACGTTGCCATGTACGGGGCGAAGTCCGACGACCGAGCGGCCTGGAAGGTCTACGACCCGGCGATGGAAGAAGCTGATCGTCGCCAGCAGTGGATGGTGGGGGAGCTCGGTCGTGCCATTGCCGGCGACGGGCTCACCCTTGACTACCAGCTGGTGGTGTCCAGTCGGACTGGTGCTCCGATCGGCGTCGAGGCGCTCCTTCGCTGGCGGCATCGGGACCTCGGACCGATTCCAAGTCCGGAGATCATCTTGCTGGCCGAAGCCGGCAACCTCACCGACGCGCTCCATCGCTGGATCATGCGGCGGGCCTGTCTCGACGCCGTTGGCTGGCGCCAGATCATGGGCGACGGATTCTTCGTTGCCGTCAATGCGTCACCGGCCGAGCTGGAGTCACCTGAGTTCGTCGATCACGTCCGCGACGCGCTGGTCGAGACTGCGCTGCCCGCCGATGCGCTCTTCGTCGAGCTCTCCGAGCGATTCGCCATCCCCGACACGGCGCCGGCGGCACATCCCGCCTTCCAAGGCCTCCACGATCTGGGTGTGCGCCTCCTGCTCGACGACTTCGGTGAGGGAAGGACATCGCTCGCCTACCTGCGTGGGCTCCCGATCAGCGGCTTGAAGCTCGACCGACTCTTGGTCGACAACGCCGTGAAGAGCGACGCCGACCGGATCATTCTCGAATCGATCACCCAGCTGGCGCACGCGCTGTCACTGGTCGTGATCGCCGAGGGAATCGAGGCTGACGCCCATCTCGGCGCCGCACATGCGGCAGGGTGCGACTACCTGCAGGGCTACCACATCTCTCGCCCCTGTTCGGCGGACGTCGTCACCGAGCTGCTCGAGCGCGGCCTTCCGCGCCGCACCAGCGATCGGCGGGGGAGTGCGCTTCCGTCGAGTGTGGCCGACCCACTGGGGGTGAGCTCCTGA
- a CDS encoding TasA family protein, which yields MTASVEQQAPAEKKRVVALVVVMVGIVALLSTPILVVAVGRSSSAAFGDNEQLGVNRVGAATLDIELGKETAVMEISDLAPGGQVLGELDVLNAGTLPLRYELTAEHDGDLLADALRWDVWVAEVCSSSLRATGVDVLAADVAIDELDLGFRSLGVATSERICLRSTLPATTGNTHQGRVLDLTFVASAEHDLAAEQEGATP from the coding sequence ATGACCGCGTCGGTCGAGCAGCAAGCTCCAGCGGAGAAGAAGCGAGTCGTCGCCTTGGTCGTCGTGATGGTCGGCATCGTTGCGCTGCTGTCGACACCGATCCTCGTTGTCGCCGTCGGCCGCTCGTCGAGCGCTGCGTTCGGCGACAACGAGCAGCTGGGTGTGAACCGAGTCGGCGCCGCGACCCTCGACATCGAACTCGGCAAGGAAACCGCCGTCATGGAGATCAGCGACCTCGCCCCCGGGGGACAAGTCCTCGGTGAGCTCGATGTGCTCAATGCCGGCACGTTGCCGCTGCGCTACGAATTGACTGCTGAGCACGACGGCGATCTCCTCGCCGACGCGTTGCGCTGGGACGTGTGGGTGGCCGAGGTCTGCTCGAGCAGCCTTCGAGCGACTGGCGTCGATGTGCTGGCGGCCGATGTGGCGATCGATGAGCTCGATCTCGGCTTCCGGTCACTCGGGGTCGCAACGAGCGAGCGGATCTGCCTTCGCTCGACGCTTCCGGCCACGACGGGCAACACCCACCAAGGTCGGGTCCTCGACCTGACCTTCGTTGCGTCGGCGGAGCACGATCTCGCAGCTGAGCAGGAGGGGGCGACGCCGTGA
- a CDS encoding DUF2341 domain-containing protein, with protein sequence MSDQPLRQRRYGRLLAFGSLTSVIAMMAMVGFMLIDGYRPVVITTGSMGDTAPPSSIIVAAPRPAENVQLGDILVMQRDGRATVTHRVVAIEPGANDQRLAITKGDANPVVDAEPYRLVGDPLVGRWIMPTGGGLLLRLGDPFTALAVVLGAVSLVTFVALRWIWWAPPPQAGASEESDDAGAATATGRRPARVAVSLATFLGVFFGGVAWSLFDANDGVANNQFGTAACFDATVAGIQSGVATNAAEGVQQITVGAVDPTRSILLTSARGAAAEPADAMVVATLADATTIELTRRTDAVAPPALDVAWTLVEFQCGVTVQRGTTLGNDAAFLDIAVSPVDTDDSFVLTTSSTDRADSAHDGDDDHLAVLAGASTLRLRAASGGTLPSDHLYGWQLLSYSDGGDVSVQTDMATLSASDNLTVNLATPVDPATTLIIAHAASAGTGAPIGDRQVRAHLSSPSTVQLTRLASGGPLEVTLQIVTFTDGTLVQHGIVNLANGQPSADVALNPVDPSRATAMSTVDAPGSLSGGATDSGDPTALGSSSATFALSDPATLRVERTDAGANASFGWQVIEWGGPSWWDTDYPFRQRIDVTTTSSASPDGYSVPVTIDHANMVTSGLSLASGDDLRLLRWDGASWVELDRVLDDASGWDNAATTMWFRTTASIDVLSSDSYWLYYGNPAPPAPMADPDLVWLLDEDFESGTLGAFEDRTGGTGWYTADAWTERIPLTVSSAEVDQDLFDFPVLVRLVDAALGAGAQADGDDIRFALGDGTPLDHEIEDWDSASGSLIAWVRLPTVSSTTDTSFHLYYGAANAADQQRPTAVWGDAEAVWHLDRDPAGSAPQLDDLSAHRRDGLSSGSMTSTDLVSGVAGKAIDFDGIDDVLQAQPFAVASDVLTLSAWVDFDSNAADSVIVAQAGSSASRRYELGTAAGGALRFRLDLDGATTELVGGSVPVGGWHHVAATWNGATMSVLIDGSVVASGPATGALGNSATMPVTVGNVPGNDRGVDGRIDEVRVESDFRPLPWLLAAYRNQRPGSTFVSVGAHETGTWFAQGTWAYRSPIGVEIDPGASALTDFPLLVEFTSPDLVGATQLDGDDVVFTDRDGITRLDHQLESFDSGAGSVTAWVRVPSLDLDSQLFVYYGNPSAADQSDAENVFGDGADLVLHD encoded by the coding sequence GTGAGCGATCAGCCGCTCCGCCAGCGACGCTACGGTCGCCTGCTCGCCTTTGGCTCGTTGACCTCGGTCATCGCCATGATGGCCATGGTCGGCTTCATGCTGATCGACGGGTACCGCCCGGTGGTGATCACCACTGGCAGTATGGGCGACACCGCTCCGCCATCGTCGATCATCGTCGCCGCGCCACGACCTGCCGAGAACGTACAGCTGGGCGACATCCTCGTGATGCAGCGAGATGGCCGGGCCACCGTCACTCACCGAGTCGTGGCGATCGAACCGGGCGCCAACGACCAACGGCTGGCCATCACCAAGGGCGACGCGAATCCGGTTGTCGATGCCGAGCCCTACCGCCTCGTTGGGGATCCGCTCGTCGGACGTTGGATCATGCCCACCGGCGGCGGTCTGCTGCTCCGCCTCGGTGACCCCTTCACCGCACTGGCAGTGGTCTTGGGTGCGGTGTCGCTCGTGACCTTCGTCGCCCTCCGGTGGATCTGGTGGGCGCCGCCACCACAGGCCGGCGCCTCAGAAGAGAGCGATGATGCCGGTGCCGCCACCGCTACCGGTCGGCGCCCTGCCAGGGTCGCGGTGTCGTTGGCGACGTTCCTCGGCGTCTTCTTCGGCGGGGTCGCCTGGTCACTCTTCGATGCCAACGACGGTGTGGCCAACAACCAGTTCGGAACGGCGGCCTGTTTCGATGCGACGGTGGCCGGCATCCAGTCGGGGGTCGCGACGAATGCGGCCGAGGGCGTGCAACAGATCACCGTCGGCGCCGTCGATCCGACTCGGTCGATCCTCCTCACCTCGGCGCGAGGAGCGGCGGCCGAACCGGCCGATGCCATGGTCGTCGCAACGTTGGCCGACGCCACGACCATCGAGCTGACGCGTCGGACCGACGCCGTGGCCCCTCCGGCGCTCGATGTCGCCTGGACGCTCGTGGAATTCCAGTGTGGCGTGACGGTGCAGCGGGGGACCACGCTCGGCAATGACGCCGCCTTCCTCGACATTGCGGTGAGTCCGGTAGACACCGACGACTCGTTCGTCCTCACGACGTCATCGACCGATCGGGCTGACAGCGCCCATGACGGTGACGACGACCACCTCGCCGTGCTGGCCGGAGCGAGCACGCTACGCCTGCGCGCGGCATCGGGAGGCACGCTGCCGAGTGACCACCTCTACGGCTGGCAACTGCTCAGCTACTCCGATGGCGGCGACGTCTCGGTGCAGACCGACATGGCGACCCTGTCGGCATCCGACAACCTCACGGTCAACTTGGCGACCCCAGTCGATCCGGCCACGACACTGATCATCGCTCACGCCGCAAGCGCCGGCACCGGTGCGCCGATCGGCGATCGCCAGGTCCGGGCCCATCTCTCTTCTCCCTCGACCGTGCAGCTCACGCGCCTGGCGAGCGGTGGACCGCTCGAGGTGACCCTGCAGATCGTGACCTTCACCGACGGCACCCTGGTGCAGCACGGCATCGTCAACCTGGCCAACGGTCAGCCCAGCGCAGATGTGGCGCTCAACCCGGTCGATCCGAGCCGGGCCACGGCGATGTCGACGGTGGATGCCCCCGGTTCGCTGAGCGGTGGTGCAACCGACTCCGGTGACCCAACCGCGCTCGGGTCGTCGTCGGCGACGTTCGCCTTGAGCGATCCGGCGACGCTACGGGTCGAGCGAACCGACGCCGGCGCCAATGCGAGTTTCGGCTGGCAGGTGATCGAGTGGGGCGGGCCGAGCTGGTGGGACACCGACTACCCCTTCCGCCAGCGGATCGACGTGACGACGACGTCGAGTGCTTCACCCGACGGCTACTCGGTGCCGGTCACCATCGACCACGCCAACATGGTGACCTCCGGGCTGTCGCTGGCGTCGGGCGATGACCTCCGGCTCCTTCGATGGGACGGCGCCTCGTGGGTGGAACTCGATCGAGTGCTCGACGACGCGAGCGGCTGGGACAACGCAGCGACCACCATGTGGTTCCGCACGACGGCCTCGATCGATGTGCTGTCGTCGGACTCGTACTGGTTGTACTACGGCAACCCGGCGCCGCCGGCACCCATGGCCGATCCCGATCTCGTCTGGTTGCTCGACGAGGACTTCGAAAGCGGCACGCTCGGCGCCTTCGAGGATCGAACGGGCGGCACGGGTTGGTATACGGCTGATGCGTGGACCGAACGGATTCCGCTGACCGTGTCGAGCGCCGAGGTGGACCAGGACCTGTTCGACTTCCCGGTACTGGTTCGCCTCGTCGACGCGGCGCTGGGGGCAGGAGCCCAAGCCGACGGTGACGACATTCGGTTCGCTTTGGGCGATGGCACGCCGCTCGACCACGAGATCGAGGACTGGGATTCGGCCTCGGGATCGCTGATCGCATGGGTGCGGTTGCCGACGGTGTCGTCGACCACCGACACCAGCTTCCACCTGTACTACGGGGCGGCCAACGCCGCTGACCAGCAGCGGCCAACTGCGGTGTGGGGCGACGCCGAAGCCGTGTGGCACCTCGACCGTGATCCGGCCGGCAGTGCTCCGCAGCTCGATGACCTCTCGGCCCATCGGCGTGACGGGCTCAGCAGCGGGTCGATGACCTCGACCGATCTCGTCTCTGGTGTGGCCGGGAAGGCGATCGACTTCGACGGCATCGATGATGTCCTTCAGGCCCAGCCGTTCGCCGTGGCGAGCGATGTGCTCACCCTGTCGGCCTGGGTCGACTTCGACAGCAACGCCGCCGACTCCGTCATCGTGGCGCAGGCTGGCTCGAGCGCGAGTCGGCGCTACGAGCTGGGCACGGCGGCCGGTGGTGCCCTCCGGTTCCGCCTCGACCTCGACGGGGCGACGACCGAGCTCGTCGGAGGCTCGGTGCCCGTCGGAGGGTGGCACCACGTGGCGGCGACCTGGAACGGTGCCACGATGTCGGTCCTCATCGACGGCTCGGTCGTGGCAAGCGGGCCGGCGACGGGCGCCCTCGGAAACTCCGCCACCATGCCCGTCACAGTGGGCAACGTCCCCGGCAATGATCGGGGTGTCGACGGTCGCATCGACGAGGTGAGAGTCGAATCGGACTTCCGTCCCCTCCCTTGGCTGCTCGCCGCGTACCGGAACCAGCGACCCGGCTCGACCTTCGTGTCGGTCGGCGCCCACGAGACGGGCACGTGGTTTGCGCAGGGCACGTGGGCCTACCGATCGCCGATC